The Pyrenophora tritici-repentis strain M4 chromosome 10, whole genome shotgun sequence genome contains a region encoding:
- a CDS encoding FabG, Dehydrogenase with different specificities (related to short-chain alcohol dehydrogenase) codes for MSSTHGLPEFSLKGKVVLVSGAARGLGLTQAEALLEAGARVYALDRLAEPSADFAPIAEKAKKELGTYLEYRQIDVRDVKKLHEIVEEIASKEGRLDGLIAAAGIQQETTALEYTAEDANRMFEVNITGVMMTAQAAAKQMIKFGNGGSIVLIASMSGSVANRGLICSAYNASKAGVIQLARNLASEWGEYNIRVNTISPGYIVTAMVEELFIKYPERRDTWPTQNMLGRLSKPSEYRGAAVFLLSDASSFMTGSDLRMDGGHAAW; via the exons ATGTCGTCTACCCACGGACTCCCAGAGTTCAGCTTGAAGGGAAAGGTCGTGTTGGTATCGGGCGCTGCTCGTGGTCTCGGTCTTACACAAGCCGAAGCATTGCTGGAAGCTGGCGCACGAG TGTACGCGCTTGACAGACTCGCCGAACCTTCTGCAGACTTTGCGCCCATTGCCGAGAAAGCAAAGAAGGAACTCGGGACTTACCTGGAATACCGCCAAATCGACGTACGAGATGTGAAGAAGCTGCATGAGATCGTCGAAGAAATTGCCAGTAAAGAAGGAAGGCTGGATGGTCTGATCGCGGCTGCCGGAATCCAACAGGAGACGACTGCCTTGGAATACACTGCTGAGGATGCCAACCGCATGTTCGAGGTCAACATTACTGGGGTCATGATGACTGCGCAGGCGGCTGCTAAGCAGATGATCAAGTTTGGCAATGGCGGGAGTATCGTGCTCATTGCGAGCATGTCTGGCAGCGTTGCAAACAGG GGTCTCATTTGCTCGGCATACAACGCATCAAAGGCAGGCGTCATACAACTTGCTCGCAACCTGGCGTCCGAATGGGGCGAATACAACATCCGTGTCAACACAATCTCGCCAGGCTACATTGTGACGGCCATGGTGGAGGAGCTTTTCATCAAGTACCCCGAGCGAAGAGATACATGGCCTACGCAAAACATGTTGGGTCGGCTTTCAAAGCCATCGGAATACCGTGGTGCAGCAGTGTTTCTGCTCAGCGACGCGAGCTCTTTCATGACGGGGTCAGATTTGAGAATGGACGGCGGCCACGCGGCATGGTAG
- a CDS encoding Kelch-3 multi-domain protein, producing the protein MAQSRTNTIDSQTSAPYISSLNSSQASLNHQDHQDGGHERPPTSSGRTPGSAVSQSPAMLAGPATPTSSTAGLSGLVCNVHRTTGREPHPLVGATTTILGDKLYVFGGRRLSRTRPQLTSDLYELDLVKRHWCKVDAKGDIPPPRYFHSVCALGDTKLVCYGGMSPASPSSNQAASVIQGAPADAQPEVVVMSDVHIYDAPTRTWMHVATSDPPQGRYAHCATILPSSAVFSSTGAAVTAIRHNPSSSNPNQGSLGVQLDGEGGAEMLVVGGQDSANHYIEQISVFNLRSLKWTETSTLGRSCGAYRSVVAPLTSINPNDIGAGPRRSGDARTIDGQSSDGSGESSMLIYSNYNFLDVKLELQVRHPDGTLSEKPMHGNFSPPGLRFPNGGVINNHFVVSGTFLTSSKQEYALWALDLRTLSWGRIEAGGNIFSQGSWNRGVLWNRRNSFVILGNRRRSLVEDYNHRRINFSNMCVVELEAFGLYDNPRKVTPASGFSSVSAPPQHDRLDTLAGGRTLSPAAAELGQMALGMRELADMDFLALNGERIPVNSHIIARRWGPYFNQLLRESAQSAEKETAEAATLRPSATMHPSRNSSITITPSIRTTYSAATTLTANTVTPSEATAISATSYSSLSPPEPTSHLPSQRPRTLFLPHTHLTLQALIHFLYTSSLPPHNSPLCSPQILCSLLQLARPYHIDGLLEAIIERLHLLLDNRNTAAIFNAAAMAAGGGSGIAFMGVNGVSATNGTSNGVSSSGNGTTASDIERSLDAGLRALRVNTDVERNHDDEVSSAVSDTTSASASDNGYGDGSMYEERDVWNGEISSVVGLQKRGLRGLMEGRRIREMGRSRDRSRDDSTVRNGDSVGLGLQGT; encoded by the coding sequence ATGGCTCAGAGCCGGACCAACACCATCGATTCTCAAACCTCGGCACCCTACATATCGAGTCTAAATAGTAGTCAAGCAAGTTTGAACCACCAAGACCATCAGGATGGTGGACACGAACGCCCACCAACATCATCTGGCCGGACCCCCGGTTCAGCTGTTTCGCAATCCCCAGCCATGCTTGCCGGTCCAGCGACCCCCACAAGCTCAACAGCTGGATTATCAGGATTAGTGTGTAACGTGCACCGCACCACCGGCAGAGAACCACATCCGCTCGTTGGCGCCACCACGACTATTCTAGGCGACAAACTCTATGTTTTTGGGGGCAGAAGACTTTCACGAACCAGGCCGCAGCTCACGTCGGACTTGTACGAACTCGATCTTGTCAAACGCCACTGGTGCAAGGTTGATGCCAAAGGGGACATCCCGCCTCCACGGTACTTCCACAGCGTCTGTGCACTTGGCGATACGAAGCTCGTATGTTACGGTGGCATGTCGCCTGCAAGTCCTTCGTCAAATCAGGCAGCGTCGGTAATACAAGGTGCACCCGCGGATGCCCAGCCTGAGGTGGTGGTCATGTCCGACGTTCACATTTACGATGCGCCAACGCGAACGTGGATGCACGTTGCCACAAGCGATCCACCGCAGGGTCGTTATGCTCATTGCGCGACTATACTTCCTAGCTCTGCAGTATTCAGCTCAACCGGAGCTGCAGTAACAGCCATACGGCACAATCCATCGTCGTCGAATCCAAACCAGGGATCTTTAGGTGTTCAATTAGATGGCGAGGGTGGTGCTGAGATGTTGGTAGTGGGTGGACAGGACAGCGCCAACCATTACATTGAACAAATCAGCGTGTTCAATCTGCGGAGCCTCAAGTGGACAGAAACTAGTACCCTGGGCAGAAGTTGTGGCGCATACAGAAGCGTGGTTGCGCCTCTGACCAGCATCAACCCTAATGACATCGGCGCAGGACCACGACGAAGTGGCGACGCAAGAACAATAGACGGACAATCCTCTGACGGCAGTGGGGAATCGTCGATGCTCATCTACTCAAATTATAACTTTCTGGACGTCAAGCTCGAATTACAAGTACGGCATCCCGATGGAACACTTTCCGAGAAGCCAATGCATGGCAACTTTTCACCGCCTGGGCTTAGATTCCCAAATGGCGGTGTTATCAATAACCACTTTGTAGTAAGCGGCACTTTTTTGACATCATCAAAACAAGAATACGCGCTCTGGGCTCTTGATTTACGAACCCTAAGTTGGGGGCGCATAGAAGCCGGCGGCAACATCTTCAGTCAAGGTAGTTGGAACCGAGGAGTGCTATGGAATCGTAGGAACAGTTTTGTGATACTGGGAAATAGGAGGAGGAGCTTGGTCGAGGATTACAACCACCGACGTATCAACTTTTCCAATATGTGTGTGGTAGAGCTAGAGGCATTCGGACTCTACGACAACCCTCGCAAAGTAACGCCTGCATCAGGTTTTAGCTCCGTGAGCGCACCGCCGCAGCACGATCGACTTGATACGCTTGCCGGAGGTCGAACGCTATCACCTGCAGCGGCTGAGCTCGGTCAGATGGCTTTGGGTATGCGAGAGCTCGCCGACATGGACTTCCTGGCCCTGAACGGCGAACGCATCCCCGTCAACTCCCACATCATTGCCCGACGCTGGGGTCCGTATTTTAATCAACTTCTTCGTGAAAGCGCACAAAGCGCTGAGAAGGAGACTGCCGAGGCAGCAACACTTCGACCTTCCGCCACAATGCATCCCTCGCGGAATTCGAGCATCACTATTACACCTTCGATTAGGACGACTTACTCAGCAGCGACGACACTTACTGCTAACACTGTGACGCCGTCCGAGGCTACAGCCATCTCGGCAACCTCATATTCTTCGTTAAGCCCACCCGAACCCACGTCGCACTTGCCGTCTCAACGTCCCAGAACATTATTTTTACCACACACACATCTTACACTCCAAGCACTCATACACTTTTTATACACTTCATCGTTACCACCACACAACTCCCCTCTATGCTCACCGCAGATTCTCTGCTCACTGCTCCAGCTGGCCCGACCATACCACATCGACGGCCTTCTCGAGGCCATTATCGAACGACTACATCTTCTACTGGACAATAGGAATACTGCAGCTATTTTCAATGCTGCGGCCATGGCAGCTGGTGGGGGCTCGGGTATTGCTTTTATGGGTGTGAACGGAGTTTCAGCTACAAACGGCACATCGAATGGCGTCTCCAGCTCAGGCAATGGCACTACGGCCTCCGATATCGAACGCAGTCTAGATGCCGGACTACGCGCGCTTCGTGTCAACACAGACGTCGAACGCAACCACGATGACGAAGTCAGCTCAGCAGTATCAGACACCACATCAGCGTCGGCTTCGGATAACGGTTACGGAGATGGAAGCATGTACGAAGAAAGAGATGTATGGAATGGTGAGATTAGCTCGGTCGTTGGACTGCAGAAACGAGGACTAAGAGGCCTAATGGAAGGCCGACGCATCAGAGAGATGGGCAGAAGCAGAGATCGGAGCAGGGACGATAGCACCGTGCGAAACGGAGATAGTGTAGGCTTgggtctgcaaggcacatGA
- a CDS encoding Git3 domain containing protein → MAPLESLDTDSRSAILPDNVQPWLCAVVALGFFSFFATVSLLVVLTYKLVSWQLRSKRSNQFVILIFNLLWADIQQALAFLLNVEWLRLGSVQVSNPICFAQGWLVSTGDLGSGVWCFVIGLHTFASVVLDYRMKPRYFYLSIGLIWIFILGISSIAVGMHGKGVYVRSGVWCWIQHDLGDLRLWTHYVWIFIFEFTTVINYALIYTILTFRIRSGYYTVEESKRVRSIANLMVVYPLVYVICTIPLASARMASMSGHPPSLKRLCLCGAIMVSNGWLDVLLYTCTRRIMIFSDEPPADGDGMDTFAAFWISKPKRFGGECTIEAMHPPARARRARSRVTLPSSSNSCDELFGSGSTDIKLVTTMHITSEPAQPEDYEAMEAEARKQRPRTPTARWSSESSESLNLSLKEWGNPPNTER, encoded by the exons ATGGCCCCTCTGGAATCACTGGACACCGACTCGCGCTCTGCCATACTACCGGATAACGTTCAACCGTGGCTGTGTGCAGTCGTCGCCCTTGGCTTCTTCAGCTTCTTCGCTACAGTATCACTACTCGTCGTTCTCACATACAAACTCGTCTCTTGGCAGTTGCGATCGAAACGAAGTAACCAATTCGTCATCCTAATCTTTAACCTTCTTTGGGCCGACATCCAGCAAGCCCTCGCTTTTCTTTTGAACGTGGAATGGCTGCGGCTGGGATCCGTCCAAGTTTCGAACCCGATATGCTTTGCACAGGGCTGGTTGGTTTCGACAGGTGATTTGGGGAGTGGGGTTTGGTGCTTCGTCATCGGACTGCATACTTTTGCATCTGTCGTCCTGGATTACAGAATGAAACCGCGATACTTCTACCTGTCCATCGGCTTGATCTGGATCTTTATCCTCGGCATATCTTCAATTGCCGTTGGTATGCACGGAAAGGGTGTTTATGTACGATCTGGTGTGTGGTGCTGGATTCAACATGACCTAGGAGATCTTCGACTGTGGACTCATTACGTCTGGATTTTCATCTT CGAATTCACCACTGTCATCAATTACGCCCTGATTTATACCATTCTGACCTTCCGTATTCGCTCGGGCTACTATACGGTCGAAGAGTCAAAACGAGTGCGCTCAATCGCCAACCTCATGGTCGTGTACCCACTTGTATACGTGATATGCACCATTCCGCTCGCTTCCGCCCGTATGGCGTCCATGTCCGGTCACCCTCCGTCGCTGAAACGCCTTTGTCTCTGTGGCGCAATCATGGTCTCGAACGGCTGGCT TGACGTCCTACTATACACCTGCACCCGACGCATCATGATCTTCAGTGACGAGCCACCTGCCGATGGTGACGGTATGGACACATTCGCCGCATTCTGGATCTCAAAACCTAAACGCTTCGGCGGCGAATGCACAATCGAAGCCATGCACCCACCTGCGCGAGCCAGACGAGCCAGAAGCAGGGTCACCCTaccatccagcagcaatagCTGCGACGAATTATTCGGCTCCGGCAGCACAGACATTAAGCTTGTCACTACCATGCACATCACCAGCGAACCGGCCCAACCAGAAGACTATGAAGCAATGGAAGCCGAGGCACGGAAACAACGTCCTCGAACACCAACAGCACGATGGAGCTCAGAATCGAGTGAAAGCTTGAACTTGAGCCTGAAGGAATGGGGTAATCCCCCAAACACTGAACGATGA
- a CDS encoding FRQ1, Ca2+-binding protein (EF-Hand superfamily), protein MTASTPSSISRYRPAVLFLTGISAGYGIYLIYNFIHTPAPSDGLHLQRRNAIRRRRPRDAPQTPALPLSEGHVYALGVYDFMGVRLTLDANNLIQPHELRDLIVHSQANTSPDTIRIAIANFYDEFFNRLLVALYPDQPLSSSDIASIQDWLNHRYPHHTAIGNTSTLGRAVQRHAESFPLRDAPAHDDAESIAPTELSVGSEEDPEDGAIDPEGQTLQRTLYHIAEDRARLEGVVHRGITCNGCDEKPIRGTRWHCANCPDFDLCSNCEATNSHPKTHIFYKIRVPAPFLSLEKQEPLYPGKPHMMCHSIHSPLKRRLVAETKMEAEEIEALWDQFTCLAGTEWTSDPSNIGWAIDRREFNHAFVPRYKALVSAPNLVYDRIFAYYDTDKNGLIGFDEWVKGLDGMHTTDIDVKARIVFNGYDIDGDGYISRKDILRIFRAFFAIEKEATHNHIRELSDDLTVRNALDTIQSSQPLGSAFPPRSMNGSNAPNARLQEKQENADTPNSPLLENHTDVAERDEILRAFDSHYITPGHPWDGSETDIVSARWARRQYYIDEEEGLARPNEVEMSHLDNQEANDEVDQAPAQVLNDEQRRYRDSRSSSRVRFQDDIEIETRSNASSSRPVGERWGGYDIPEPEQNLSNEVLYQITQQGFNEMLDPLFLEKEDMAMDAHETRSKRREMATAIESTTNDLFTKSKADVEAIAKVGIFRFSKCLVRKFIDTINQRQSSIKQLFQNPANSNPLTEKDAHAAIEGIYDSLEARVIRSIGVSKTPNLDNTMLWNTLLCRRQLREETVDAVIQCALKKGWLAYPSTNGSTAGLYKDPTMPQYRPNSLAHPNSRPTTPDSPEIHSASGSDDFSLGTHEGPTMYSQLFVSAYASNYQFREELEIASMESETREPRTSTPPVVVAEPDQPSQPDQEANKDLLTINWRNYTDAPEMYDFFTTDSDEKFIRCMSTTNCYSEHDNSETGHLKSLHRSVRNLAMNPSSSLHLIMLASLEVVEQEITQRKGSGLISFDEFLKHMREGRLRFLEAWMDWVSM, encoded by the coding sequence ATGACAGCATCTACCCCCTCATCCATATCTCGCTATCGACCCGCTGTGCTCTTTCTCACCGGCATCTCGGCTGGCTATGGAATATACCTCATCTACAACTTCATCCACACCCCGGCACCGAGCGATGGTCTCCACCTGCAGCGTCGTAATGCGATCCGCCGACGTCGTCCACGAGATGCACCACAAACTCCCGCCCTTCCACTGAGTGAGGGACACGTCTATGCGCTAGGCGTCTACGACTTCATGGGCGTTCGACTAACGCTAGATGCCAATAACTTGATCCAGCCGCATGAGCTGCGTGATCTCATTGTCCACTCCCAAGCAAACACCAGTCCTGACACCATAAGGATTGCCATTGCAAATTTTTACGATGAGTTCTTCAATCGCTTACTAGTCGCCTTATATCCAGATCAACCTCTATCCTCATCAGATATAGCCTCTATCCAAGATTGGCTCAACCACCGTTACCCGCACCACACAGCCATCGGTAATACCAGCACACTGGGTCGCGCAGTTCAGAGGCATGCAGAGTCATTTCCTCTCCGCGATGCGCCGGCCCACGATGATGCAGAGAGTATCGCGCCTACAGAGTTATCTGTGGGAAGCGAAGAGGACCCAGAGGACGGCGCCATCGACCCAGAAGGACAAACCCTCCAGCGCACCTTGTATCACATAGCCGAGGATCGAGCGAGACTAGAGGGTGTAGTACATCGCGGTATCACATGCAATGGCTGCGACGAGAAGCCTATTCGGGGAACCAGATGGCATTGCGCAAACTGCCCAGACTTCGACCTCTGTTCAAACTGCGAAGCAACCAACTCGCACCCCAAGACCCATATCTTCTACAAAATCCGCGTACCCGCACCATTTCTTTCATTAGAGAAACAAGAGCCTTTGTACCCGGGAAAGCCCCATATGATGTGTCATTCGATTCACTCGCCGCTCAAGCGACGCCTCGTAGCAGAGACCAAGATGGAGGCAGAAGAAATCGAGGCTCTCTGGGATCAATTTACCTGTCTAGCGGGTACCGAGTGGACGAGCGACCCATCCAATATTGGATGGGCTATCGATCGACGCGAGTTCAATCATGCATTCGTCCCTCGTTACAAGGCACTTGTGTCTGCTCCGAACCTCGTCTACGATCGCATCTTCGCATATTACGACACAGACAAGAACGGACTCATCGGCTTCGATGAGTGGGTCAAAGGGCTAGACGGCATGCACACAACTGACATAGATGTCAAGGCGAGGATTGTCTTCAACGGATATGATATCGACGGAGATGGCTATATATCTCGCAAGGATATACTGCGCATTTTCCGAGCTTTCTTTGCCATTGAGAAGGAAGCCACCCACAACCACATCCGAGAGCTTTCCGACGATCTGACCGTGCGGAACGCGTTGGACACCATACAGTCTAGTCAGCCGCTTGGTTCTGCGTTCCCGCCACGCAGTATGAATGGCTCAAACGCCCCCAATGCTCGCTTACAAGAGAAGCAAGAGAATGCCGATACGCCGAATTCACCGTTACTCGAGAATCACACCGACGTCGCAGAGCGAGATGAGATCCTGCGAGCGTTCGACAGCCACTACATCACCCCCGGGCACCCGTGGGATGGATCTGAAACAGATATTGTGAGTGCGAGATGGGCGCGCAGACAATACTACatcgatgaagaagaaggccTGGCTCGGCCAAACGAAGTAGAAATGTCTCATCTGGACAATCAGGAAGCCAACGACGAGGTGGATCAAGCCCCAGCCCAAGTCCTGAACGATGAACAACGTAGATATAGGGATTCGCGGTCATCGTCAAGGGTCCGCTTCCAGGACGATATCGAGATAGAAACGCGATCCAACGCTTCATCGTCTAGACCCGTCGGTGAACGATGGGGTGGCTATGACATACCTGAACCTGAGCAAAACTTGAGTAACGAAGTACTATATCAAATCACTCAGCAAGGCTTCAATGAAATGCTCGACCCGCTCTTTCTCGAAAAGGAAGACATGGCCATGGATGCACATGAAACACGCAGCAAGCGTAGAGAAATGGCGACCGCTATCGAAAGCACGACTAACGACCTCTTCACGAAAAGTAAGGCTGATGTTGAAGCTATTGCCAAGGTTGGCATCTTTCGGTTCTCCAAGTGTCTTGTACGCAAGTTCATTGACACGATCAACCAAAGACAGTCGAGCATCAAACAACTCTTTCAAAATCCCGCCAATAGTAACCCTCTCACGGAAAAAGACGCACATGCGGCAATAGAAGGAATCTATGACTCACTGGAAGCAAGGGTCATTAGGTCGATTGGTGTGTCTAAAACACCAAATCTCGACAACACGATGTTGTGGAATACGTTGCTATGCAGACGTCAACTCCGAGAAGAAACGGTTGATGCTGTCATTCAGTGCGCACTTAAAAAGGGATGGCTAGCTTATCCCTCCACGAATGGAAGTACAGCTGGCCTTTACAAAGATCCTACGATGCCTCAGTATCGGCCAAACTCACTTGCCCACCCAAACTCTCGGCCTACCACGCCTGACTCTCCAGAAATACATTCGGCTTCTGGGAGTGATGACTTCTCACTGGGAACACACGAAGGACCAACTATGTACTCACAACTTTTTGTATCTGCATACGCAAGTAATTATCAGTTTCGGGAAGAGCTGGAGATAGCTTCCATGGAATCTGAAACACGGGAGCCACGTACATCGACGCCACCTGTAGTAGTTGCAGAGCCTGATCAGCCTTCCCAACCAGACCAGGAAGCAAATAAGGACTTGCTCACCATCAATTGGCGAAACTATACCGACGCGCCTGAGATGTACGATTTCTTCACTACAGACTCGGATGAGAAGTTCATCAGGTGCATGAGTACAACTAACTGTTATTCTGAGCATGACAATAGTGAGACGGGACACCTTAAGTCATTGCACCGCTCCGTTCGCAACCTAGCCATGAATCCCAGTTCGTCTTTGCATCTCATAATGCTGGCCAGTCTCGAAGTTGTGGAGCAAGAAATTACCCAACGAAAGGGAAGTGGTTTGATCAGCTTCGATGAGTTTCTGAAGCACATGCGGGAGGGCAGATTGCGATTCTTGGAAGCATGGATGGATTGGGTCAGCATGTGA